The genomic segment ACCTGTTTTgttgccacctgtgtctcattgtgctccacctatcacctgtctctctgtttattgctcagtgtattttagtcctgtgaGTTTTCCTGAGTCTTTCCAGCATTCGCATCTGAAATCTGTCtatctgaatatcgactctgcctgtttccagattctggtttttggatttctctggaatttttgatctccGCCTGAACTTTGACGATAATtttgttgcccctctggatttgttactcagtaatatcacagtgtgcacagtaTTTGGTTtgcgattgggtccctgcttcagcgCCCTGACACCATCCCATGTTCTGCAGGATGAACAGACAACTATCCTGACTGCCATCTCTAAACCACTAAGACAATGAAGGGACAGAAAAAATCTTACCTTACCAATGCCTAGCTTATTCACTGAAGCCTCTGTAAACAAAGTCTTACACTTACAATGgaataaatctgaaaaattcCCTTCCTTCATTTTCATGTGCAAAACCAATAATCTATGTCTCTCTAGTGTTATTTAAATCAAGTAGACATAGACTCATTATGTAATGTGTCCCACTGTAAATCGTGCTGATGATTCTATAGAGTTGTAGCATGCTGTTTCAGCTTCAGAACGAACACATGAACAGAGGTCCATCAATGTCACGGTACTACTCTATCTTCAGCACACAACCTGAGTTCCTAACCAACAGAGCACACTCAGTAAGGATAGGTAGCATTACCTCCATCTTCattatcctcaacactggtgccaCACAAGGCTTCATCAGCGGTAGCCTACTCAGCTGTCTATACACTCACAACTCTGTGGCCAGGTTCTGCTCGAAATCCATCATTACAAATGATACCAGCACAGTGAGtcgaatctcaaataataataagCTGAGTAAAGTAAGAGTCTAGTAacatgctgtcatgacaacaatctttccctcaatgtcagtgaaacaaaagagctggtcattgacttcacgAGGGTGGGTGGTGCACACACACCTGATTACATCAACGGTGTTGAGATCAAgtaggttgagagcttcaagttcccaggAGTGAATATCACCCACAGGCTCCTAGTTACATCATGGCCAAGAAATCTCAGTTTCTTctggaggctaaagaaatctgtCATGTCCTATCTGACCGGCACTGGATTTTATTGATACACCATAGAATGCATCCTATCTAGATGGATCACaggttggtatggcaactgttctcCCTATAATCACCAGAAAATGAAATGAGTTGTGAACAAAGTTCAACATAGAACAAAAACCAGCGTTTTTGTCCATGGAAAACACCAGTGTTTCCATGGACCCTGTCTACAGTTTTTGCTGCTCTGATGAAGAAATCAGAATATTCAAAGACCCTACTCATCCCAAACATTctgtcttctcctccctcccagaAGCCAGAAGATACAAATGCTTGAAAGCACATCTTACTCAGCCCAAGAACAGCTCTGACCCACTGTTATAAGGGCATCGATCAGTAAGGTAGTTGGATAATCTCTTGCCCTCAGTACCTACCTCACTATGGccttacaccttattgtctgcgtacaatgcactttctcagtaaagttaacactttattctgagttcttttattgttttaccaaTTGCAGTTGGGAGTGTGGGCTGTTTTGTGCAACACCTGCGGCAGTGGTTGGAGAGGACAGGCTGCATGGATGGCAGATGGGGGAACATTCAAGCAAACTGGTGTGCAAGCTGAATGATGTTCAGCTTCATGACTGCTGTTGGAGAAACATTCATTCAGGCAGGTGGGGAGTATACCATCACACTGCAGAATTGTACCTTTGGAAGAAGGGAGGTGCTTACTGTGGTATGAGTGAGTTACTTGCCATTGCATAGCCAGAGTCTGGCCATCTTGTACATCCAAGTAGTTCAGTAGCTGATCCAGTTTGGTCCTTGGTCAGTGGTAACTCCCAGGATGTTGATGGTAGGACTCAATGATAATGGTCTTGAATACAAGTAAGAAGTCTGCATGGCATCTTGTTAGAGATCCTTGTTGCCTGGCACTTTGGTGAAGTGAATATTACTGGCTACTTGTGGCAAAATGTTGTTTGGGGTTTGTTCTAACAAGGCATGGGCCACTTCATTTTGAACATTGTAATGTCAGTGTGAGCACCCTCACACTTGCAAATGCAGGAAGTCtcacagctctctggtgaaaatgatatcgtatccattaaataggggccgtggacaattctgatttgatggagacagacatgaaagcacagaggaacatctggagaaatttctgaaacaacCAGTTCAATGCTGCTGCTTCtggcgaccaagattgaggtcgaatcgttcggatagagatggtgctcagtactcggtgccggagggctgatcggaggctcagagttttcggatggctcagagtcggactgtggtcgggcatggcagggagagttttcttccttctcccgtctgcgtgagatgtgggacttctgagaaactttgaactcttttactgtgccatggacttcttcatcaagttatggtattgttgcactgttgtaactatatgttataattatgcggttttgttagttttttcagtcttggtctgtcctgtgttttgtgatatcacaccggaggaaatattgtatcatttcttaatgcatgcattactaaatgacaataaaagaggactacgtgtcctcataatctaagtaGGATGCTGGAATTACTCAACAGGTCTGCTGTACCTGTGGGTAAGAAAGAGGAAATTTCACCAACAAAACCTGACTccctgagtatttccaacattctctAAATTAGCATATTGGTTTGTTATTGCTGTGTGTTTTCATCCCACTTCTGTTATCTGACCAGTCCTTTGAAACTTTGCAGCATATTTCAAGAGCTAATATGTCTTTTTTTAGAAAGGAAAGACCAAAATTGTCTACAATAGCATACTCTTATTTCACCATGATTTTGGAACCTGGAACAATATAggacaggaaaaggcccttcagtcaAACCAGTTAAGCTAGTGATATCTAATCTATTCTGCcagcacaatgtccatatccctcgttctctgcacattcatgtgtctttCTGAGAGCGCCTTCAACACCTCTATCATCTctacctccactaccacccatggTAACATATCACAGCCCCCCAACCCTCTGTTAAAAAAAACAACCCTTATATTTTCCTTTGAACTTCCTCCTCTTACCATAAATGCATGCCCTCCAGTAGTGGACATCTTAACCTTGGGCAAGAAGACTCTGGCTGCCTCCTCTatcgatgcctctcataattttacatatttctGTCAGGTCACTCCTCTCCCACTCCAGTGAAAACAACTCTGTCCACTACCCTTATAGCACATTCCCTCCAATCCAGCCAGCacactggtaaacctcttctgaaccctctccatggCCCTCCCATCCTTCCAATGATGAGTGACCGGTTTTGAatacaatactgcagatgctgtctgaactgAAATCCCCAATTAATTCTGTATCATGAACAAACACGGAAATGTTACAGCAGGTCTTCTCAGACAAACTATCAATAAACATTGTAAATGTTTGGGGTCCAAGCACTTTTGGACCCCATTAGCTGCAGCCTGGCTATCGATAAAGGGTCTATTTCTTTACTCTGTTTTCCATTTGTTAAACAACTCTCAATGGGCACAGTGACCCCAAATTCTGTGTGAACTGTCCTTGTTTATCTTCTCCTGAACACAAACTTATCGAAAGACTATTGAAAATCTAAAACACAAACagacatgaatcctctgccagtttATTATTCCCCATTACAAAGTCTCTCATCTTTGTTTATGGAGAACCCACATTTTCCCTTATTGGTCTTTTCATGTTTACATTCCACCTACAGTAAGTTTGTTAATGCTCATGGCTGGTTCAACATTGAATGGACACATGAAACAGAAAAAGAGCTTTGTCCATATGAGTTCATTTACCAAATTCATAAATCTACCCACTGACAATGCAAGATGCTATTAGTTAACCAGCGAATGTTGATAGCAGAGTCATCAGTCAGAAAGACCCCAGGGACcatgaaatagaaacatagaaacatagaaaataggtgcaggagtagaccatttggcccttcgagcctgtaccgccatttattatgatcatggctgatcatccaactcagaaacccaccccagccttccctccatacccactgacccccgtagctacaagggccatatctaactccctcttaaatatagccaatgaactggcctcaactgtttcctgtggcagagaattccacagattcaccactctctgtgtgaagaagtttttcctaatctcggtcctaaaaggcttcccctctatcctcaaactgtggcccctcgttctggacttccccaacatcgggaacaatcttcctgcatctagcctgtccaatccctttaggattttatacgtttcaatcagatcccccctcaatcttctaaattccaacgagtacaagcccaattcatccagtctttcttcatatgaaagtcctgccatcccaggaatcaatctggtgaaccttctttgtactccctctatggtaaggatgtctttcctcagattaggggaccaaaactgcacacaatactccaagtgtggtctcaccaagaccttgtacaactgcagtagtacctccctgctcctgtactcgaatcctctcgctataaatgcacATTACTGCTGTAGTCCAGTATTTTTACAATAATGTTGTCTAATTTAACAATGTATTTTGTCTTCAATTTTCAATTGTTAGAatcccatatatatatatacagggaAGAACATTATTCAAGTTATATTATAATACATATGTATTTAATTACAGCATCAGAAACATATTAATTTCTAATAAATAACAATATTACTCAATGAAAAAGGGTAATTGGCAAAATCAAGTTTCAGAGTTGAACTTCAATGAACAAAGAGTGTTTACAGTTTGATAATGAATGTGTTGAATTAATATTCAACAAAACTGGAGAATGATTCTTTGCATTGGATGAGCATGAGCGAGGCTCAGACAAGCATTGTTCAGCAAGTGTTTATCTTAACACTCAAATAAAGTAGGGTTGTTGCCCAATTTTGGAAAGTGTGTCCAACCCACCAAGTCGTCAGCCTATTAAAGTTAAGTGTTAGTCTGATATGAGCCCTATTGCAGCCTATAAAAGTGAAGTTAAAACTCCAGCTCAACCCAGCTTTCTTGTGCAAGCAGTGACAGTGACAGTTTAACAACCAAAATGGTGAAATTAACAGATGCTCAGGAAAAATACATCATGAACAAATGGGGCCATTTGGATAAGAAAGCAATAACTGCTCAAGCTTTGGCAAGGTATGATTCTCAAATGCATTTCCTGTTTTATATTTAATTCATACGCTATACTTTTAACTATAGTCCCAGTGAAACTTCTTTAATTTTCTGTGCTTGCCCAGATGTTTTTATAGGATGAGGGAACTAGTATTCAATTCTGCACTGAGGTTCTAGTCAAACCCACAGAAACCCAACTATTTACCTGATGAAAATTTCCTCAATCATGAGCTTTGAGGAATGAATTAATCCTAAGTAATCACAACAGAAAATGGgcaatttgtttttctctttctaGGGTATTCGCGGTCTACCCCTGGACGACCAGGCTGTTTAAAAATTTCAATGGCCATTTTGCAGCCGGTGACCCTGGTGTTCAGGCTCATGCAGACAAAGTGCTAAAGGCTCTGAACACTGCAGCTGAGGATTTGAAGAGTATTGAAACCAATTTCTATGAACTCAGCAGTAAACATCAAAAAATCGGAGTGGACACTCAGAATTTCAAGGTAGAAACTGAGCTTttcataattagattagattagattcaactttattgtcattgtgccgagtacagatacaaagccaatgaaatgcagttaacatctgaccagaaatacaaagaatagtgttatttatgaaataactgtgaataaaaagtaagtgctacagcacacaaatataaaagtactgagacagtacaatatgggtgcaatactgcttagcgctgtgatgtgaggttcagcagggtcacagtctcaggggagaaactcttcctgtgcctgctggtgcgggagcggaggctcctgtagcgcctaccggatgggtgGAGAGTAAAACGTCCATGGTtaaggtgagatgcatccttgataatgcttttcaccctgcccaggcagcgtttgtggtagatgttctcaatggtgggcaattgggtgccgataatccactgggcagttttcaccaaaCGTTGGAGtactttgcggtccgatacaggacaattgccataccacactgagatgcagttggtgagcatgctctcaatggtacagtggtaaaagtacgtcagtatcctgggacagaggtaagcttttttgatgctccacaggaaataaaggtgctattgtgcctttttgatcaggatagaGGAATAATATGCAGgattgatcaggatggaggaataACATGCACATTATTGCTGATGGGGTGCTATAAATATTTCCAAATTACAGAGTCATGACCACCAAACATTGAGGAAAAAGAGATCACCTGGTTGCAGTGGAAAAGGCAGTTCTTCTCTAGTTTTCCTGGAGAACTAGATCTggagaggggtcacagtttagaAAGTGTAATTACTTTAATGAGAGCTATTTACACAGGATGCTCACTCAACAATTCATGCACTAGATTAGACAGGattgcacaaaaacacaaattGATTTCAATTTCCCTTTGTTCACCATCTGACAGATGCAGAAGTTATTTTAACTTCACTGCTCCAGGGACACTGATATAATCCTCACATTGGCTGTTGTCTGCAGAGAGTTTGCTCCAGTTTGCTGTGCTTTAGGTTAATTAGCTGCTGTTTGGCAAAAACAATCAAACTGGCTTTGTTGGGCACATGAAACCGTGATATGGTGTCAAGGAACAGGGAAAAAGGTGGGGCCAATTTATTTGCAACACTGGGAACTGACATCAACCCAGAAGACAAAGTGGACTTCTGGGCTATTCTGTATGAAGTCATTGGAGATTTGAATTTTGCTTTCCAGGTTTGTTTCAATGTTGTATAATTATTGTTTATCTGCACAGCTTCTTGTTCAGGCCTTCATTGTTGAACTCGCTCTTCATGATAAAAAGACGTTCGGACCAGAGGAACATGAAGCTGTCTACAAGTTCTTTAAACTGGTGACAGAAGCTCTCTCCAGCAACTACCATTAAATCTATAACCTGCATCCTCCACCACcttcaaaaatgcaatgaagacATGTATTATCAGCATTTACAATGTGTTGTTTGCTTAAAGGCCCAGTGTAGCATCAGGTTCAAGTCATGCTAATATAAAGCTGGTACAGTGTTCCTCTTTGTCTGGTAATTTTCTTCAAAGCATGGAAATACCTGCAAGCATTTCTTCTGCTTCAATAAAGAAACTATTTTTCACTCACAATTAGAGGTAAATTATTCATTTCTGGAAAATGAAAATTCAAAGATCTATGATTTCCTCAGTAATGAGATCAACAATGGTTTGGCGTTAAAAAGTAGACATTGTGTTGCAGGACCTTTCCCTGGACAGTTTAAAGCATTATTTTGTCTGCTGAAGTAGTTCAGAGATAAATTAACTGCTGTACTTTGTGGAAAAGCAGCGGCCAATTTGTCACATATTTCTCACATTTCACGAAGGTATGAGGCTGTTTAGCCCATTGACGCATTGTCAGTTATCAGAACAATTACAAAACTGTTAGATTTTCCGTACCCATTCTCCTACACATCCATTAACACCTCCCTGATTCTCCCATCACCATCCATGATAGTCAATTTTTCTACACAGCAACATATAATTTCGATTCATTGTAAAAAGATTGTCTACATGGAGCAATGAACTATTCATCGGCGAGCCATCTTAAAAAAAGATTTGATGACTCGGATAACGCCCTCATTTTTCTTAAATAAAGTGTTACAGCATATAGAGTGCAGTGAAGTTCAGCACAAGAACAGAACCTTTGGGCCACAATGTCGATGCTCACCGTCATGCCaagttaaactaatcccatctacctgcacgtgcttcctctctcctcattccctACCTATTCAAttacctgtctaaatgcctcttaaactttgttattgtatctgcttccgcTAGCACCCTTGGTAGCACACAGTAGCCATTCAGCATAAAAAACACCCTGCTTTGTAAATCTGCTTTAAAGTATCACTTTCTCAtgttaaagctatgccctctaatATTTGACGTTTTCATCTTGGGTTTTGCACTCTCACAATCTACTATGTCTGTGAATCTCAGTTTTATCAACTTCTCAGGTCACCCTCTGCTCCAACAAGCTCTTCCAACCTCTCCCTTTGTCATCTTCCTGCCAACAGTGTGGTGAAGCTCTTATGCACTTTCTTCAAAGCCTCTATATCT from the Mobula birostris isolate sMobBir1 chromosome 9, sMobBir1.hap1, whole genome shotgun sequence genome contains:
- the LOC140203432 gene encoding hemoglobin subunit beta-like; the encoded protein is MVKLTDAQEKYIMNKWGHLDKKAITAQALARVFAVYPWTTRLFKNFNGHFAAGDPGVQAHADKVLKALNTAAEDLKSIETNFYELSSKHQKIGVDTQNFKLLVQAFIVELALHDKKTFGPEEHEAVYKFFKLVTEALSSNYH